In a single window of the Limnochorda sp. L945t genome:
- a CDS encoding glutamate-5-semialdehyde dehydrogenase, with translation MSLPSPALDRRTSGEESEPSPEETVRRLASGARQAARLLARMESKARDRALLAMAAALRRHAAAILQANRDDVERARAAGLRAALVDRLLLDEVRLERVARGIEQVAALEDPLARAVRSWRRPNGLEITEIRVPLGVIGVIYESRPDVTADAAALCIKSANAVVLRGGSEALETSLAIGRVLAEAAQGEGVPEGAIAVVPTADRRAAVALMHARGWIDLLIPRGGPELIRTVVEQASVPVIETGAGNCHIYLDASAPYEMAERIVLNAKIQRPTVCNAVETLLVHRDVAARGDLARLGARLRELGVEIRGCPATREVIPEAVPATETDWATEYLDLILAVRVVESLDEALEHIARYSTGHSEAIVTQDLAAARRFVREVDSAAVYVNASTRFTDGSEFGFGAEIGISTQKLHARGPMGLEALTTTRFVVFGDGQVRE, from the coding sequence ATGAGCCTCCCGTCTCCTGCCCTTGACCGGCGGACGTCTGGGGAGGAGAGCGAGCCGTCGCCCGAAGAGACCGTGCGCCGGCTCGCTTCCGGCGCCCGGCAGGCGGCCCGGCTTCTTGCCCGGATGGAGTCGAAGGCCCGGGATCGGGCTTTGCTTGCAATGGCGGCCGCCCTGCGCCGGCACGCCGCGGCCATCTTGCAGGCCAACCGCGACGACGTGGAGCGAGCCAGGGCGGCCGGCTTGCGCGCGGCGCTCGTCGACCGGCTGTTGCTCGACGAGGTCCGGCTGGAGCGGGTGGCGAGGGGCATCGAGCAGGTGGCGGCGCTCGAAGACCCTCTGGCACGGGCCGTCCGCTCGTGGCGGCGGCCCAACGGGTTGGAGATCACGGAGATCCGGGTGCCCCTGGGGGTGATCGGGGTCATCTACGAGTCGCGGCCCGACGTCACCGCCGACGCGGCGGCCCTTTGCATCAAGTCGGCCAACGCGGTCGTCCTGCGGGGCGGTTCGGAGGCGCTCGAGACCTCCCTGGCCATCGGCCGCGTGCTGGCGGAGGCGGCTCAGGGCGAAGGAGTGCCGGAAGGGGCCATCGCCGTGGTGCCGACAGCGGATCGCCGGGCCGCGGTGGCCTTGATGCATGCCCGGGGATGGATCGATCTGCTGATCCCGCGGGGAGGGCCCGAGTTGATCCGCACGGTGGTGGAGCAGGCATCCGTGCCTGTCATCGAGACGGGCGCGGGCAACTGCCATATCTACCTGGACGCCTCGGCCCCCTACGAGATGGCGGAACGGATCGTCCTCAACGCCAAGATCCAGCGCCCCACGGTCTGCAACGCCGTGGAGACGCTGCTGGTCCACCGCGACGTGGCGGCCCGGGGCGACCTCGCCCGGCTGGGTGCCCGTCTGCGGGAGCTGGGCGTCGAGATCCGGGGGTGCCCGGCCACCCGTGAGGTCATTCCCGAGGCGGTGCCGGCCACTGAGACCGACTGGGCCACGGAGTACCTGGACCTGATCCTGGCGGTGCGGGTCGTGGAGAGCCTGGACGAGGCGCTCGAGCACATCGCCCGGTATTCCACGGGGCACTCGGAGGCCATCGTGACGCAGGATCTGGCGGCAGCGCGCCGGTTCGTGCGGGAGGTCGACAGCGCGGCGGTGTACGTCAACGCCTCGACCCGGTTCACGGACGGCAGCGAGTTTGGATTCGGCGCGGAGATCGGCATCAGCACGCAAAAGCTCCACGCCCGGGGCCCCATGGGGCTGGAGGCGCTCACGACGACGCGGTTCGTAGTCTTCGGGGACGGGCAGGTACGCGAGTGA
- the nadD gene encoding nicotinate-nucleotide adenylyltransferase produces the protein MGGTFDPIHYGHLVTAEGARVEFGLERVWFVPSGWPPHKSAMDVTPAEHRYLMTVLATLSNPYFEVSRLDIDRPGPSYTVDTVEQARHGLPPDAELYFITGADAILEILTWKQPERLLERCHLIAATRPGYDLERLESTLGELFRRFRHRIAVVQVPGLSISSSDIRQRVRRGQPIRYLVPEPVVDYIYKHRLYQAPTGREVVAGGHRMAQIPGGTE, from the coding sequence ATGGGAGGCACCTTCGACCCTATCCATTACGGGCACCTGGTGACCGCCGAGGGGGCGCGGGTGGAGTTCGGGCTGGAGCGGGTCTGGTTCGTGCCGTCCGGATGGCCGCCGCACAAGAGCGCCATGGACGTGACCCCCGCCGAACACCGGTACCTGATGACAGTGCTGGCGACACTCAGCAACCCTTACTTCGAGGTTTCCCGTCTGGACATCGACCGGCCGGGGCCGAGCTACACGGTGGACACCGTGGAGCAGGCGCGACACGGCCTGCCGCCCGATGCCGAACTGTACTTCATCACGGGAGCCGACGCCATCCTGGAGATCCTGACCTGGAAGCAACCGGAACGGCTCCTGGAGCGGTGTCACCTCATCGCAGCCACGCGACCGGGCTACGACCTCGAGCGGCTGGAGTCGACACTGGGCGAGCTCTTCCGTCGTTTCCGGCACCGCATCGCCGTCGTGCAGGTGCCCGGGCTTTCCATTTCCTCGTCCGACATCCGGCAGCGGGTGCGCAGGGGCCAGCCCATCCGCTACCTGGTACCGGAGCCGGTGGTCGACTACATCTACAAGCACCGGCTGTACCAAGCGCCGACGGGGAGGGAGGTTGTGGCGGGAGGTCATCGCATGGCCCAAATACCCGGGGGAACAGAATAG
- a CDS encoding RNA recognition motif domain-containing protein, whose amino-acid sequence MAKTLYVGNLPWQTTEEELRGTFAQYTQVISARIITDRVTGRSRGFGFVEVPDEDVEKVVQALNGTQLGGREIVVNEARPRAERE is encoded by the coding sequence ATGGCCAAGACATTGTATGTCGGCAACCTGCCCTGGCAGACTACCGAAGAGGAGCTCCGAGGTACGTTTGCCCAGTACACCCAGGTGATTTCCGCCCGCATCATCACGGACCGGGTCACCGGGCGTTCCAGGGGGTTCGGGTTCGTGGAGGTGCCCGACGAGGACGTAGAAAAGGTGGTGCAGGCCCTCAACGGCACCCAGCTGGGCGGCCGGGAGATCGTCGTCAACGAGGCTCGACCGAGGGCCGAGCGCGAGTAG
- the yqeK gene encoding bis(5'-nucleosyl)-tetraphosphatase (symmetrical) YqeK yields MGWSTAERSVRAMMAAKRWRHVAGVVETARELAALNGVDVEAAALAGLLHDAARDWDRERLRQAALEWDGALDPIEWEAAELLHGPAAASWARRELGVEDREVLAAVRFHTTGRPEPSPIEMVLVVADYSEPSREFSEAVHIREVARHDLLKAYRLSLDARLRYLLDTGKVMHPRTVAARNWALLARAGDRHD; encoded by the coding sequence GTGGGGTGGAGCACCGCCGAGCGCAGCGTGCGCGCCATGATGGCGGCGAAGCGCTGGCGGCATGTGGCAGGGGTCGTCGAGACGGCCCGAGAGCTTGCCGCGCTCAACGGGGTTGACGTAGAGGCGGCGGCCCTGGCGGGATTGCTGCACGATGCGGCGAGGGACTGGGATCGCGAGCGCCTGCGGCAGGCGGCGCTCGAGTGGGACGGGGCGCTGGACCCCATCGAATGGGAAGCGGCCGAGCTTCTCCATGGGCCGGCGGCTGCCAGCTGGGCCCGCAGGGAGCTGGGCGTCGAGGATCGGGAGGTCCTGGCGGCCGTACGCTTCCATACGACCGGACGGCCAGAGCCTTCTCCGATCGAAATGGTCTTGGTGGTCGCGGACTATAGCGAGCCGTCCCGGGAGTTTTCGGAAGCGGTGCACATTCGCGAGGTGGCCCGCCACGATCTGTTGAAGGCGTACCGGTTGAGCCTGGATGCCCGGCTCCGTTATCTGCTCGATACCGGCAAGGTGATGCACCCGAGGACGGTCGCGGCCCGCAATTGGGCTCTTCTGGCAAGGGCGGGAGACCGCCATGATTGA